Proteins encoded in a region of the Gammaproteobacteria bacterium genome:
- a CDS encoding CapA family protein: MLTISGISVSQTVETQQLATSVDDGFTIAVVGDLIIAYPMDHMMADPGFREVVELTRSADVTTGNLETNIIDGRTFRGSRGGGFGAEPDAARWVKEMGFDIVARANNHANDFGREGLAETSRHLDAAGIQYAGYGDTYWAARAARFYTSARGRVGMVATSDHEPRAEEANGEWPGIGGLSPLRVNRYFMVPEDLWSSVRAMRDAFPNGTFHYARGINTADQVEFLRQQFRKAPAGTTKPYYHFEMNQRDLGDIVASVREGKIRSDFITVAIHAHHFLDAKGGYRGEGIQEAEHLDTNSSIADYLPEFAHTVIDNGADLFQGTGVHALRGIEIYNDRPIFYGLGEFFKQMDVIGLSGRGDPQRDVGPPGAPFPVKYESIIAISEFEHGTLKEVRLHPIETRYEEEKLAWRGIPRTAPPVVAQRILTRLQELSAPLGTTIEIQGDIGIIKP, encoded by the coding sequence ATGTTAACAATATCAGGTATCAGCGTATCTCAGACGGTTGAAACCCAACAATTGGCTACAAGTGTCGATGACGGATTTACTATAGCAGTAGTCGGAGATCTGATAATCGCTTATCCAATGGATCATATGATGGCAGATCCTGGCTTTCGGGAAGTCGTAGAACTCACACGCAGCGCTGACGTGACCACTGGCAATCTGGAAACCAATATCATTGATGGGCGAACTTTCCGTGGATCTCGCGGCGGCGGATTCGGCGCGGAGCCTGACGCAGCTCGTTGGGTAAAGGAAATGGGTTTTGATATAGTGGCCCGGGCTAACAACCACGCCAATGATTTTGGCCGCGAAGGGCTGGCCGAAACATCCCGGCACCTGGACGCAGCAGGTATACAATATGCCGGTTACGGCGATACCTACTGGGCAGCCCGGGCTGCTCGCTTTTATACTAGCGCCCGTGGACGGGTCGGAATGGTTGCGACATCCGATCACGAGCCAAGGGCCGAAGAGGCTAATGGCGAATGGCCCGGTATCGGTGGCCTCAGCCCACTTCGTGTGAACCGTTATTTTATGGTCCCGGAGGATCTCTGGAGTTCGGTCAGGGCCATGCGGGACGCCTTCCCCAACGGGACGTTTCACTATGCCAGGGGTATCAATACGGCAGATCAGGTCGAATTTCTGCGCCAGCAATTCCGTAAAGCTCCGGCCGGCACGACTAAACCTTACTACCATTTCGAAATGAATCAGCGTGACCTGGGTGACATCGTGGCATCGGTACGGGAAGGAAAGATTCGCTCGGACTTTATTACCGTTGCCATTCATGCCCATCACTTTCTGGATGCCAAGGGTGGCTATCGCGGAGAGGGAATACAGGAGGCTGAGCATCTCGACACCAACTCCAGTATTGCTGACTACCTGCCAGAGTTTGCCCACACTGTCATCGATAACGGGGCCGACCTTTTTCAGGGTACTGGTGTGCACGCTTTACGCGGAATCGAGATTTACAATGATCGCCCGATCTTCTATGGGTTGGGGGAATTCTTCAAACAAATGGATGTCATCGGCTTGTCCGGCCGCGGTGATCCCCAGCGTGATGTCGGACCTCCGGGTGCCCCATTTCCGGTCAAATACGAAAGTATTATTGCCATCAGCGAGTTTGAACACGGCACTTTAAAAGAGGTCCGCCTGCATCCAATTGAAACCCGATATGAAGAAGAGAAGCTGGCCTGGCGGGGAATACCCAGGACTGCCCCTCCCGTCGTTGCTCAACGAATTCTCACCCGGCTGCAAGAGCTGTCCGCTCCCCTGGGTACTACGATTGAAATTCAGGGAGATATAGGCATTATCAAGCCTTAA
- a CDS encoding cupin domain-containing protein: MTSILWLRKTLCMGWLCLLAFSGVALAADAPFSQTIAIPGVLENQEMRISEVNLAPGQASMPHRHNAHTFVYVLEGEVEMQVRGGPLLRLGPGETFYESPDDIHQVSRNVSSTLPAKILVHMLRIPDTPTSVLVD, from the coding sequence ATGACATCCATTCTTTGGTTACGAAAAACGCTTTGTATGGGCTGGTTGTGCTTACTGGCTTTCTCCGGTGTGGCATTGGCCGCTGACGCGCCTTTTAGTCAGACCATTGCCATTCCCGGCGTGTTGGAAAACCAGGAAATGCGCATCTCCGAAGTGAATCTGGCTCCAGGGCAGGCGTCCATGCCGCACCGCCACAATGCCCATACGTTCGTCTATGTGCTCGAGGGCGAGGTTGAGATGCAGGTCCGCGGTGGGCCGCTGCTGCGGCTGGGACCAGGTGAAACCTTTTATGAGTCACCCGATGACATTCACCAGGTGAGCCGTAATGTGAGTTCAACTTTACCGGCGAAAATACTGGTGCACATGCTCAGGATTCCGGACACTCCCACAAGCGTTCTGGTAGACTGA
- a CDS encoding class I SAM-dependent methyltransferase, with translation MSRYLVPTAVRNYLKRLLGIQFLLEQNEQLARRVTQLENKFYGSLDELQRDSKARWKNSRPDEILTWGRQIPGTAFVENARGHDLFGPEKSILEIGPGYGRLLIAMQQENVPFKDYLGVDLSANQVAYLSDKFANDRIHFLLGDAESFTPDQQFDSALSSLTFKHLFPSFKPAIDNISKYLKPGGRLCIDFIEGNRRLFEADGVTFVRHYTRAEITGILESAGFDEVLFDQVTHTEGFTRLLALARKPAGSAD, from the coding sequence ATGAGCAGATACCTTGTTCCTACTGCTGTCAGGAATTACCTGAAACGCCTGCTGGGCATTCAGTTTCTACTGGAACAGAATGAGCAACTCGCTCGCCGGGTAACACAACTGGAAAACAAGTTCTATGGCTCCCTCGACGAGCTGCAGAGGGACTCCAAGGCCCGCTGGAAAAACAGCAGACCGGATGAAATACTGACCTGGGGACGACAGATTCCCGGCACGGCCTTCGTGGAAAATGCCAGGGGCCATGACCTGTTCGGGCCGGAAAAAAGCATCCTCGAAATAGGCCCCGGCTACGGTCGTCTGCTGATCGCCATGCAGCAGGAAAATGTCCCCTTCAAGGATTACCTTGGCGTAGACCTGTCGGCCAATCAGGTCGCCTATCTCAGCGACAAATTCGCCAATGACAGGATTCATTTCCTGCTCGGTGACGCCGAATCCTTTACCCCGGACCAGCAGTTCGACTCGGCACTTTCCTCGCTCACCTTCAAACACCTATTTCCGTCTTTCAAGCCGGCCATCGACAACATAAGCAAATACCTGAAACCCGGAGGTCGACTCTGCATCGATTTTATCGAGGGGAACCGGCGCTTGTTCGAAGCAGACGGCGTGACCTTTGTACGCCACTACACCCGCGCAGAAATTACCGGAATTCTGGAATCCGCTGGATTTGATGAGGTGCTGTTCGATCAGGTTACGCACACGGAAGGCTTTACCCGCCTACTGGCACTGGCGCGGAAACCTGCTGGTTCGGCGGACTGA
- a CDS encoding tetratricopeptide repeat protein: MKATKPWTAGLVLITSLWIAIPLAAQDDSPSLQAVLSRYAGATRNEPTVDRELAQRLFRRGNTYSNLERYDQAIEEFRESIAADPNFAEAYRNLANTYYFLERYREAKPLFARYIALTLEEEPNTAIRAAISTLGELERQDGNFEESIALDLRSIQLDPDNDSQIHIMGNTYNNQGDTEKAILIYQAGVQAQPDNAFFYRTLGRFLEQEGRLSEALAQYQIAAELEPESDFYANLVQNLSARLQR; the protein is encoded by the coding sequence ATGAAGGCGACCAAGCCATGGACAGCCGGGCTGGTCCTGATCACCAGTCTGTGGATAGCCATTCCGCTGGCTGCGCAGGACGACAGTCCATCACTACAAGCCGTTTTGTCCCGCTATGCGGGTGCGACACGCAATGAGCCGACGGTGGACCGGGAACTGGCCCAGCGTCTGTTCCGGCGGGGTAACACCTACAGCAACCTGGAACGCTATGACCAGGCTATCGAGGAATTCAGGGAAAGCATAGCGGCAGATCCGAATTTTGCTGAGGCCTATCGAAACCTGGCCAACACCTATTATTTCCTTGAGCGTTACCGGGAGGCGAAACCTCTCTTTGCCCGCTACATTGCCCTGACCCTGGAGGAGGAGCCCAATACCGCGATTCGTGCCGCAATCTCCACCCTGGGTGAATTGGAACGACAAGACGGTAACTTCGAAGAGTCAATCGCTCTCGACCTTCGCTCTATCCAACTGGACCCGGACAACGACTCGCAGATTCACATCATGGGCAACACGTACAATAACCAGGGGGATACCGAAAAGGCGATTCTGATCTACCAGGCCGGTGTGCAGGCCCAGCCGGACAACGCCTTCTTCTACCGCACACTGGGCCGCTTTCTGGAGCAGGAAGGCCGGCTGTCAGAAGCCCTGGCGCAATATCAGATAGCCGCTGAACTGGAGCCGGAGTCGGATTTTTATGCCAATCTGGTGCAAAATCTGAGCGCCAGGCTGCAGCGCTGA
- the selD gene encoding selenide, water dikinase SelD — protein sequence MKNSPASSPAVKRLILIGGGHSHLSVLMHLGMKPVPGLEVVLITRDVHTPYSGALPGFIAGVYQPDDIHIDLRPLCQFAGAKLIHEEVNRLDLEGKRVLFSNRPPARFDLISLNIGSRPDAAKIPGAGTHAIGVKPIDQFLANWQQIKQTALENIQASKSYTIAIVGGGPASVELAFSAQFAIHKAAGIKKGDPSPLIIKLVTADTQLLKFHNNRVKDYTRAELEDRGVKLYFDHRVTEFEPNTIICDGKDPVTADTIVYATGAGIPQWPADCGLAVTEDGFIAVNTRLQSISHPFVFACGDAATIEGHPRPKSGVFAVRQGMPLARNLIRFATGRKLEKFIPQRHALALMYTGDNRAIASRRQLFFSGRWVWALKHKIDMDFMRRFSKFPVPERELELKRGLADPETEKALQDHAIRCAGCAAKVGSNTLQSVLQRLRPHTQPDLVGDLTSAEDAALITISSDRTLVQTVDYFPAFINDPWLFARIAVNHCIGDIYAMGARPHTALAIASIPFAARIIMQETLDELMAGCVMALNEHETALAGGHSNEARELAFGLSVNGYGHPARLLSKRGCQAGDALILCKPLGTGTLLAADMRLQAKGRWMDNAFEQMLVSNRAAADCFVSSGANACTDITGFGLAGHLAEMLSGGNVSATLDLTALPVLDGATACLQKQIFSSLHEENSLIKQIMEFAGKNEPQRGNEPLLELLFDPQTAGGLLASVPRSEADRCLQALKQQGYGSASIIGEVTQADENGTTLRVV from the coding sequence ATGAAAAATTCCCCGGCAAGTTCTCCGGCAGTCAAGCGACTGATCCTGATCGGTGGCGGGCATAGCCATTTGAGTGTTCTGATGCATCTGGGCATGAAACCGGTGCCAGGCCTGGAAGTGGTCCTGATAACCCGCGATGTGCATACGCCGTACTCCGGCGCACTGCCCGGCTTTATTGCCGGCGTATACCAGCCCGATGACATCCATATCGACCTGCGGCCGCTGTGTCAGTTTGCCGGCGCCAAACTGATTCATGAAGAAGTTAACCGGCTTGACCTGGAAGGCAAACGGGTATTGTTCAGTAACCGCCCGCCTGCCAGGTTTGATCTGATCTCCCTGAATATCGGTTCGCGCCCCGACGCGGCAAAAATACCAGGTGCCGGCACGCATGCCATCGGTGTAAAGCCTATTGACCAGTTCCTGGCCAACTGGCAGCAGATAAAGCAGACCGCCCTGGAAAACATTCAGGCATCGAAATCCTATACCATTGCCATTGTCGGGGGTGGCCCTGCCAGCGTGGAGCTGGCTTTTTCCGCTCAGTTCGCGATACACAAGGCTGCCGGAATAAAGAAGGGCGACCCGTCCCCACTGATCATCAAACTCGTCACGGCAGATACCCAGCTGCTGAAATTCCACAATAATCGCGTCAAAGACTACACCCGGGCAGAACTGGAAGACCGCGGCGTAAAACTGTATTTCGATCACCGCGTAACAGAATTCGAGCCTAACACCATAATCTGTGACGGCAAGGACCCGGTAACAGCCGACACCATTGTCTACGCCACTGGGGCAGGTATCCCGCAATGGCCGGCTGACTGCGGCCTGGCAGTCACCGAAGATGGCTTCATCGCAGTCAATACCCGCCTCCAGAGTATCAGTCACCCGTTTGTGTTCGCCTGTGGTGATGCCGCTACTATAGAAGGTCATCCGCGACCGAAATCAGGCGTTTTTGCGGTTCGACAGGGAATGCCCCTCGCCCGCAACCTGATCCGCTTTGCCACCGGCAGGAAACTCGAGAAGTTTATTCCCCAGCGCCATGCGCTGGCCCTGATGTATACCGGGGATAACCGCGCAATTGCCTCCCGCCGCCAGTTGTTTTTCAGCGGCCGGTGGGTCTGGGCACTGAAGCACAAGATCGACATGGATTTTATGCGCAGGTTTTCCAAGTTTCCCGTTCCAGAACGGGAGCTGGAACTGAAACGCGGCCTGGCGGATCCCGAAACGGAAAAGGCGCTGCAGGACCACGCGATTCGATGTGCAGGCTGCGCAGCCAAGGTTGGCAGTAACACACTGCAATCTGTGCTGCAGCGCCTCCGGCCTCATACACAGCCTGATCTGGTTGGCGACCTTACCAGCGCTGAAGATGCAGCGCTGATTACCATCAGCAGCGACCGCACCCTGGTGCAGACTGTCGATTATTTTCCTGCCTTTATCAACGATCCCTGGCTGTTTGCCCGCATCGCCGTCAACCACTGCATCGGGGATATCTATGCCATGGGCGCCCGCCCTCATACGGCCCTGGCTATTGCCAGCATACCCTTTGCGGCCAGGATCATCATGCAGGAAACCCTGGATGAACTGATGGCCGGCTGCGTGATGGCCCTTAACGAACACGAGACTGCGCTGGCAGGCGGGCACTCAAATGAAGCCCGGGAGTTGGCCTTTGGATTGTCAGTTAATGGGTATGGGCACCCGGCCAGGCTGCTTTCCAAACGCGGTTGCCAGGCTGGAGACGCACTTATTTTATGCAAGCCGCTGGGAACTGGCACCCTGCTGGCTGCCGATATGCGCCTGCAGGCCAAGGGTCGCTGGATGGACAATGCCTTCGAACAGATGCTGGTATCCAACCGGGCAGCCGCCGATTGCTTCGTCAGCAGTGGCGCCAACGCCTGCACGGACATCACCGGCTTTGGCCTCGCAGGTCATCTGGCAGAAATGCTGAGCGGCGGAAACGTGAGCGCAACATTGGATCTGACAGCTCTGCCAGTGCTTGACGGCGCAACGGCTTGCCTGCAGAAACAGATTTTCAGTTCGCTGCACGAAGAAAACAGCCTGATCAAGCAGATCATGGAGTTCGCTGGCAAGAATGAACCCCAGCGCGGCAACGAGCCGCTGCTGGAATTACTGTTCGACCCCCAGACAGCCGGTGGTCTGCTGGCCAGTGTGCCCCGTTCCGAGGCTGACCGGTGCCTGCAGGCACTCAAGCAGCAGGGGTATGGATCAGCAAGCATAATCGGGGAAGTCACCCAGGCCGATGAAAACGGAACAACACTCAGGGTGGTCTAG
- a CDS encoding CDP-archaeol synthase translates to MNLLLQVIWFLIPAGIANLVPPVAARILPRWETPMDFGLHWRGQQLLGSHKTLRGLLTGTLMATVAHFFQVLLARNFSRLDELAISPLFYEYWWLGAWLGFTALLGDAIKSMIKRQLQIAPGRPWLPWDKIDWVIGCLAGSWLLLPLSPRFAATAILGGLVLSSLGRIIGYWLHINDKWL, encoded by the coding sequence ATGAATTTGTTATTGCAAGTAATCTGGTTCCTGATTCCCGCCGGGATAGCCAATCTGGTTCCACCGGTTGCTGCCAGAATACTGCCGCGCTGGGAGACTCCGATGGACTTTGGCCTGCACTGGCGCGGTCAGCAACTGCTTGGGTCCCATAAAACCCTGCGCGGTCTGCTGACCGGGACGTTGATGGCCACCGTAGCACACTTCTTTCAGGTGCTGCTGGCGAGGAACTTCAGCCGCCTGGACGAGTTGGCAATTTCGCCGTTGTTTTATGAATACTGGTGGCTGGGCGCCTGGTTGGGGTTTACCGCCCTGCTGGGAGATGCGATAAAAAGCATGATAAAACGCCAATTGCAGATTGCACCCGGCAGACCCTGGCTGCCCTGGGACAAGATCGACTGGGTCATTGGGTGCCTCGCTGGCAGCTGGCTCTTGCTGCCCCTGTCTCCAAGGTTTGCCGCCACGGCCATTCTGGGTGGACTGGTGCTTTCCTCGCTGGGACGAATAATAGGCTACTGGCTGCACATCAACGACAAGTGGCTGTAG
- a CDS encoding CDP-alcohol phosphatidyltransferase family protein — MTQPATSNLTRHIPNGITSIRIVIAAVFPFCPEPAHLPLVLAGLATEFLDGFVARLCNWTSYLGQVLDPIADKLFVLSISVTWIMLGKITLLQWLLFALRDFGVFFIFLILLAIGRLRTVRSVKARFPSKLTTAFQYLLFLVVLSGNSRFLMPLAILTAITGLIATLQYAYLIRLELKNL; from the coding sequence ATGACCCAGCCAGCAACCAGCAATCTGACCAGGCACATTCCCAACGGAATCACGTCGATACGCATTGTTATTGCCGCGGTTTTCCCATTTTGCCCCGAACCGGCCCACCTGCCGCTGGTTCTGGCTGGTCTGGCCACTGAGTTTCTGGACGGTTTTGTGGCCAGGCTCTGTAACTGGACCAGTTACCTCGGGCAGGTGCTGGATCCCATTGCCGACAAGCTGTTTGTTCTCTCCATCAGCGTAACCTGGATCATGCTGGGCAAGATCACGCTCCTGCAGTGGCTGTTGTTTGCCCTGCGGGACTTCGGGGTGTTCTTTATCTTTCTGATATTGCTGGCGATCGGGCGCCTTCGCACCGTCAGATCTGTAAAGGCAAGGTTTCCCAGCAAATTGACCACCGCTTTTCAGTACCTGCTATTCCTGGTGGTGCTTTCAGGCAATTCACGATTCCTGATGCCGCTGGCCATCTTGACCGCCATCACCGGCCTGATTGCAACGCTTCAATACGCTTATCTGATCCGACTTGAACTGAAGAATCTCTGA
- a CDS encoding cytochrome b, translating to MIFRSKTGSGNLEPAGAPASRYGSVTILLHWLTLFLIAAIYALIEAHEMIPRGNALRGATEDWHIYLGFVLIPVVLLRLFNIRRKSAPVIVPALPAWQMKLTYWMRLYLYVLMLGMPLLGWIYLSADGAAINVWAFPLPAIAPESESLAEFAEEAHVLLGTSGYLFIALHALAALYHHYLVRDNTLVRMLPRFLLRNR from the coding sequence ATGATTTTTCGAAGTAAAACTGGAAGCGGTAATCTTGAGCCTGCGGGGGCACCTGCTTCCCGTTACGGGTCGGTTACAATTCTATTACATTGGCTGACCCTCTTTCTCATCGCTGCCATTTATGCCTTGATAGAAGCTCATGAAATGATTCCACGGGGCAATGCATTACGTGGTGCAACCGAAGACTGGCATATCTATCTGGGATTCGTGCTGATTCCGGTAGTTTTGTTGCGCTTATTCAATATACGTCGCAAGTCAGCTCCGGTCATTGTCCCGGCGCTGCCAGCATGGCAGATGAAGCTCACCTACTGGATGAGGCTGTATTTGTATGTCTTGATGCTGGGCATGCCCCTGCTTGGATGGATTTACCTGAGCGCCGACGGTGCTGCGATTAACGTCTGGGCTTTTCCCCTGCCCGCCATAGCGCCTGAATCCGAGAGTCTGGCTGAGTTCGCCGAAGAGGCGCATGTGTTGCTGGGGACCTCCGGGTATCTGTTCATTGCTCTGCATGCGTTGGCTGCGCTTTATCATCACTACCTGGTTCGCGATAACACCCTGGTTCGGATGTTGCCCCGTTTCCTGTTGAGAAACCGCTGA
- the nhaD gene encoding sodium:proton antiporter NhaD has product MRPISRSLLLLPLLLFVPLMAFAASSGGEHGERLDLTSSWVGYTAIFLFIAAYSLVVLEEFTELRKSKPVMLAAGFIWGMIGLVYAQNGIEHTTEEAVREFLVEFGELFLFLLAAMTYVNAMSERRVFEGLRSWLISRGYGFRKLFLITGVISFFLSPIIDNLTTALVMCAVVMAVGKGNDRFIGLGCINIVIAANAGGAFSPFGDITTLMVWQSGMVDFLTFFSLFIPSIVNYLVPAAVMYFAVPDEIPHVEDEAVRIKRGATVIIFLFACTIVTAVSFHNFLGLPPFLGMMTGLGYLKIFGYYLSKTHKPHPNDDAEYGQVGDVGAFDSFRAVARAEWDTLLFFFGVIMCVGGLGFIGYLALISEWMYMDLGPTIANSLVGVLSAIVDNIPVMVAVLQMNPYMNEQQWLLVTLTAGVGGSMLSIGSAAGVALMGQAHGKYTFFGHLKWTPVIAAGYIASIVVHMLINGRYAEIFH; this is encoded by the coding sequence ATGAGACCTATCTCCAGATCCCTTCTGTTACTCCCCCTGCTGTTGTTTGTTCCACTGATGGCCTTCGCCGCATCGAGTGGCGGAGAACACGGTGAACGACTTGACCTGACCAGCAGCTGGGTTGGATACACCGCCATCTTCCTGTTCATAGCGGCCTACTCGCTGGTGGTCCTGGAAGAGTTCACCGAGTTAAGGAAATCCAAGCCGGTCATGCTGGCAGCGGGCTTCATCTGGGGCATGATCGGCCTCGTCTATGCCCAGAACGGGATCGAACACACCACCGAGGAAGCAGTACGGGAATTCCTGGTGGAATTTGGTGAACTGTTCCTGTTCCTGCTGGCGGCCATGACCTACGTGAACGCCATGTCGGAGCGACGGGTCTTCGAAGGGCTGCGATCCTGGCTGATATCCCGGGGCTACGGATTCCGCAAACTGTTTCTGATCACCGGTGTCATCAGCTTCTTTCTGTCGCCGATTATAGATAACCTTACCACTGCCCTGGTCATGTGCGCCGTGGTGATGGCGGTCGGCAAGGGCAATGACCGCTTCATCGGACTGGGTTGTATCAACATCGTGATCGCAGCCAATGCCGGTGGGGCATTTTCACCTTTCGGTGATATCACCACCCTGATGGTCTGGCAGTCCGGCATGGTGGATTTTCTTACCTTCTTCTCCTTGTTTATTCCGTCGATAGTCAACTACCTCGTTCCCGCCGCGGTGATGTATTTCGCCGTACCAGACGAAATACCCCACGTGGAAGATGAAGCCGTCCGTATCAAGCGCGGCGCCACCGTTATCATATTCCTTTTCGCCTGCACCATTGTAACTGCCGTCAGTTTCCACAACTTTCTAGGGCTGCCGCCGTTCCTTGGCATGATGACAGGCCTGGGTTACCTGAAGATTTTCGGTTACTACCTGTCCAAAACCCACAAGCCCCATCCGAATGATGATGCCGAGTACGGCCAGGTAGGCGATGTTGGGGCGTTCGACAGCTTCAGGGCCGTGGCGCGCGCTGAATGGGACACGCTGCTGTTCTTCTTTGGAGTCATCATGTGTGTGGGCGGGCTGGGCTTTATCGGCTACCTGGCGCTGATCAGCGAGTGGATGTACATGGACCTCGGCCCCACCATTGCCAACTCACTGGTTGGCGTGCTGTCCGCGATTGTGGACAACATTCCGGTCATGGTGGCAGTTCTGCAGATGAATCCCTACATGAACGAGCAACAGTGGTTGCTGGTCACCCTGACCGCCGGGGTGGGAGGCAGCATGCTGTCTATAGGTTCGGCCGCCGGCGTCGCGCTGATGGGCCAGGCCCATGGCAAGTACACGTTTTTTGGCCACCTGAAGTGGACTCCGGTTATAGCCGCCGGCTACATTGCGAGCATTGTTGTCCACATGCTGATCAATGGCCGGTACGCCGAGATTTTTCACTGA
- a CDS encoding MFS transporter, translating into METVSHILSQRKTLLFLLAIGNAIAFSTWQVLLNNYVVEQAAFSGEQIGILQSLREVPGFLAFTAVWVLLFIRQQNFAILSLVTLGVGTAITAFFPQALWLYFATVLMSVGFHYLETLQNSLSLQWLEHKEAPQVIGQILSARSFTSLVVLGFLYLYFLMFEPNYLAIYLLAGSVCIAIGLCCWLLMPRFEDTVIQHRHLFLRQKYWLYYLLTFLSGARRQIFVVFAGFLLVEKFGFPIENVVLLTLVNAALTTWLAPKIGRLISLVGERRALTLEYLGLIVIFVSYAFVNSVAIAVMLYLLDHLFFAMAIAIKTYFQKIADPADIASTSGISFTINHIAAVVLPASLGLLWVINHSAVFLIGAAIACCSLILSQLIPDHPIPGIETRMLARQA; encoded by the coding sequence ATGGAAACCGTCAGCCACATCCTGAGTCAACGTAAAACCCTGCTCTTTCTGCTCGCCATCGGTAACGCAATCGCCTTCTCCACCTGGCAGGTGTTACTGAACAACTACGTGGTTGAGCAGGCCGCTTTCAGTGGCGAGCAGATCGGTATCCTGCAAAGCCTGCGGGAAGTGCCCGGCTTCCTGGCCTTCACCGCGGTGTGGGTACTGCTGTTCATACGGCAGCAGAATTTTGCCATCCTGTCCCTGGTCACCCTCGGAGTGGGCACGGCGATAACCGCCTTCTTCCCCCAGGCCCTGTGGCTGTATTTCGCCACCGTGCTTATGTCAGTCGGCTTCCACTATCTGGAGACCCTGCAGAATTCACTCAGCCTGCAGTGGCTTGAGCACAAGGAGGCACCGCAGGTCATCGGGCAGATCCTGAGTGCTCGCAGCTTCACCAGCCTGGTCGTGCTGGGCTTCCTTTATCTGTACTTCCTGATGTTCGAGCCCAACTACCTGGCTATCTACCTGCTGGCGGGCAGCGTCTGCATAGCCATCGGCTTGTGTTGCTGGCTGCTAATGCCTCGCTTTGAAGACACAGTTATCCAGCACCGGCACCTGTTTCTGCGGCAGAAATACTGGCTGTATTACCTGCTGACCTTTTTGTCCGGTGCCCGGCGCCAGATATTCGTTGTTTTCGCCGGCTTTCTGCTGGTCGAGAAATTTGGCTTCCCCATTGAGAATGTCGTATTGCTGACATTGGTCAACGCCGCCCTGACCACCTGGCTGGCCCCCAAAATAGGCCGCCTGATCTCTCTGGTGGGCGAACGTCGCGCCCTGACCCTGGAATACCTGGGCCTGATCGTTATCTTCGTCAGTTATGCCTTCGTCAACAGCGTTGCCATCGCCGTCATGCTGTATCTGCTGGATCATCTGTTTTTCGCCATGGCAATCGCCATCAAGACTTATTTTCAGAAAATCGCCGACCCGGCGGACATCGCGTCAACCTCGGGCATCAGCTTCACCATCAATCACATCGCCGCCGTGGTATTACCAGCCTCGCTAGGCCTGCTCTGGGTGATCAATCACAGCGCCGTGTTCCTTATCGGTGCAGCGATAGCCTGTTGCTCTCTGATTCTGAGCCAGTTGATTCCCGACCACCCGATACCGGGGATCGAAACCCGGATGCTGGCTCGCCAGGCGTGA